From one Flavobacteriales bacterium genomic stretch:
- a CDS encoding DUF1987 domain-containing protein: protein MEPLHLEGSPKTPHVHFDPASGLLELKGRSIPENSIDFYKPLIDWIEKYGRNPNAKTALHVQLEYFNTSSSKCILDVFKRLEPIRSAGNEVTVLWHYEADDEDMLEAGEDYSGIINLPFKMIQIAEVSGD, encoded by the coding sequence ATGGAACCGCTCCACCTCGAAGGCAGCCCCAAGACCCCGCACGTGCATTTCGACCCCGCATCCGGACTGCTCGAGCTCAAGGGCCGCTCCATCCCGGAGAACAGCATCGATTTCTACAAGCCGCTGATCGATTGGATCGAGAAGTACGGCCGCAACCCGAATGCGAAGACCGCGCTGCATGTGCAGCTCGAATACTTCAACACGAGCAGCAGCAAGTGCATCCTCGATGTGTTCAAGCGGCTGGAGCCGATCCGCAGCGCCGGGAATGAGGTCACCGTGCTCTGGCACTATGAGGCCGACGATGAGGACATGCTCGAAGCGGGTGAGGATTACTCGGGGATCATCAACCTGCCTTTCAAGATGATCCAGATCGCCGAGGTCAGCGGCGATTAG
- a CDS encoding ATP-binding cassette domain-containing protein yields the protein MSEKILKALLQLFAIIARGEAVGLGARPENAAILERFLRKQFSPETAAAHMARYQAFVQAFHGSSSGKAARKRTSLNSVKVLKICTQVNEELNQRQKFVVLLHLLEFIHADGVVSRQEDEFVSIVADTFNIAQSDFARCRAFVCAEEEQRLDAEQLLYINSAATCGLASAKHLHAHGLDGEVRVLHVPSVHLYVMRYSGRDELLLNGQRVGSGGHYVLENGSSMRPPSGVPIYYSDILQAFMAKQGRPRIVFRADGIEYEFPNGRMGLHELHLAETSGKLIGIMGGSGSGKSTLLNLLNGNLVPTRGRVTINGIDVHRERDRIRGVIGHVSQDDLLIEELTVYQNLFFNAKLSFGDQSDAQVAERTLRMLQTLGLYETKDLKVGSPLEKTISGGQRKRLNIALELIREPSVLFVDEPTSGLSSRDSENIMDLLKELALRGRVVFVVIHQPSSDIFKLFDKLLLMDQEGHPVYSGDPVDAVVYFKRVTGQVNSEQGQCAACGNVNPEQIFNILEARLVDQYGNETDQRRIGPDAWNEVFRAQMAVRVAQVPDERNVPKSTFTIPGRLRQMRVYFKRDLLSKLANRQYVLINLLEAPVLAFFMSFFLRYAGDAGYVYRTNANMPQYLFIAVIVALFLGLTVSAEEILRDRKILAREKFLDLSWLSYLMSKLGILFGISAIQTGLFVLVGNAVLGIEALGWAHWLVLFSASCFANALGLNVSATFSSAKVIYILIPVLIIPQLLFSGIIVKFDRLHPLFASEKGVPWIGNVMASRWAYEALAVTQFKENPYEREFYAWDLRMKTANWKKDLWLSELRNHIDRAKAVIEGRAGGQADLDASLALLRSELEKEERQLAGFSVPGLGGLSASTVRPEELHAISEALETLTQHYRSVYKEAERAKERRIAEMTATPELRADYFDLLDRYRNDGLADVVTNKNDLRVIVENRGELIRKSDPIYMEPLSGGPLSAHFYAPAKLLFGVRVSTLAANVAVIWMMSLMLFGALYLELFKKAGRLLPRMASRVR from the coding sequence ATGAGCGAGAAGATACTCAAGGCCTTATTGCAGCTGTTCGCGATCATCGCCAGGGGCGAGGCGGTGGGCTTGGGCGCCCGTCCAGAGAACGCCGCCATACTTGAGCGTTTCCTACGCAAGCAATTCAGTCCGGAGACCGCTGCTGCGCACATGGCCCGTTACCAGGCCTTCGTGCAGGCCTTCCATGGGAGCAGCAGTGGCAAGGCGGCCCGCAAGCGCACCTCGCTCAATTCGGTGAAGGTCCTCAAGATCTGCACGCAGGTGAATGAGGAGCTGAACCAGCGCCAGAAGTTCGTGGTGCTCCTGCACCTGCTGGAGTTCATCCACGCCGATGGCGTGGTGAGCCGGCAAGAGGATGAATTCGTGAGCATCGTGGCGGACACGTTCAATATCGCGCAGTCCGATTTCGCCCGATGCCGGGCTTTCGTCTGTGCGGAGGAGGAGCAGCGCCTCGACGCGGAGCAATTGCTCTACATCAATAGCGCTGCCACCTGCGGACTGGCGTCGGCCAAGCACCTGCACGCGCATGGATTGGATGGCGAGGTGCGGGTGCTGCACGTGCCCAGCGTTCACCTCTATGTGATGCGCTACAGCGGGCGCGATGAGCTCCTGCTCAACGGCCAGCGCGTGGGCTCCGGCGGGCATTACGTGCTTGAGAACGGAAGCAGCATGCGCCCGCCCAGCGGAGTGCCCATATACTACAGCGACATCCTGCAGGCCTTCATGGCCAAGCAGGGCCGGCCGCGCATCGTGTTCCGCGCCGATGGCATCGAGTACGAATTCCCCAACGGCCGCATGGGCCTGCACGAGCTGCACCTGGCTGAGACCAGTGGCAAGCTCATTGGGATCATGGGTGGCAGCGGCAGCGGTAAGAGCACGCTGCTGAACCTGTTGAATGGCAACCTGGTGCCCACGCGCGGCCGGGTTACCATCAACGGCATCGATGTGCATCGTGAGCGTGACCGGATCCGGGGCGTCATCGGCCACGTGAGCCAGGACGACCTGCTCATCGAGGAGCTCACCGTCTATCAGAACCTCTTCTTCAACGCTAAGCTCAGCTTCGGGGACCAGAGCGATGCACAGGTGGCCGAGCGCACCTTGCGCATGCTGCAGACACTCGGCCTCTACGAGACCAAGGACCTGAAGGTGGGAAGCCCGTTGGAGAAGACCATCAGCGGCGGCCAGCGCAAGCGGCTCAATATCGCCTTGGAGCTGATCCGGGAGCCCAGCGTGCTCTTCGTGGATGAACCCACCAGCGGCCTGAGCTCACGCGACAGCGAGAACATCATGGACCTGCTCAAGGAGCTCGCCCTGCGCGGCCGGGTGGTCTTCGTGGTGATCCATCAACCGTCATCAGACATCTTCAAGCTCTTCGACAAGCTCCTGCTCATGGATCAGGAGGGGCACCCCGTGTACAGCGGCGATCCCGTTGACGCGGTGGTGTACTTCAAGCGCGTGACCGGTCAGGTGAACAGCGAGCAAGGGCAATGCGCAGCGTGCGGCAACGTGAACCCGGAGCAGATCTTCAATATCCTGGAGGCTCGGCTGGTCGATCAGTACGGCAATGAGACCGATCAGCGCCGCATCGGGCCGGACGCCTGGAACGAGGTGTTCCGAGCGCAGATGGCCGTTCGCGTGGCGCAAGTTCCCGATGAGCGCAATGTGCCGAAGAGCACCTTCACGATCCCTGGCCGGCTGCGGCAGATGCGCGTGTACTTCAAGCGCGACCTGTTGAGCAAGCTGGCCAACCGGCAATACGTGCTGATCAATCTGCTGGAAGCGCCGGTGCTGGCCTTCTTCATGTCGTTCTTCCTGCGCTATGCCGGGGATGCTGGGTACGTGTACCGCACCAACGCCAACATGCCGCAGTACCTGTTCATCGCCGTGATCGTGGCGCTCTTCCTGGGCCTCACGGTGAGCGCCGAGGAGATCCTGCGCGACCGCAAGATCCTCGCCCGCGAGAAGTTCCTGGATCTGAGCTGGCTCAGTTACCTGATGAGCAAGCTCGGCATCCTCTTCGGCATCTCGGCCATTCAGACCGGGCTGTTCGTGCTGGTGGGCAACGCGGTGCTCGGCATCGAGGCGCTGGGCTGGGCGCACTGGCTGGTGCTGTTCAGCGCTAGCTGCTTCGCGAACGCACTGGGCCTGAATGTGAGCGCCACCTTCAGCAGCGCCAAGGTCATCTACATCCTGATCCCGGTGCTGATCATCCCGCAGCTGCTCTTCAGCGGCATCATCGTGAAGTTCGATCGCTTGCACCCGCTCTTCGCTTCAGAGAAGGGGGTTCCCTGGATCGGCAATGTGATGGCCAGCCGCTGGGCCTACGAGGCGCTGGCCGTCACGCAGTTCAAGGAGAATCCGTACGAGCGCGAGTTCTATGCGTGGGACCTGCGCATGAAAACGGCGAATTGGAAGAAGGACCTCTGGTTGAGTGAATTGCGCAACCACATCGACAGGGCCAAGGCCGTGATTGAGGGGCGTGCGGGAGGCCAGGCCGACCTCGACGCATCATTAGCCCTGTTGCGATCGGAATTGGAGAAGGAGGAGCGCCAATTGGCCGGTTTCAGCGTGCCTGGACTAGGGGGGCTCTCAGCCTCGACCGTTCGCCCGGAGGAGTTGCACGCCATCAGCGAAGCCCTGGAGACGCTCACTCAGCACTACCGCAGCGTTTACAAGGAGGCCGAGCGCGCGAAAGAGCGCCGCATCGCCGAGATGACGGCCACCCCAGAGCTACGAGCCGACTATTTCGACCTGCTCGACCGCTACCGCAATGACGGGCTGGCCGATGTGGTCACCAATAAGAATGACCTGCGCGTGATCGTGGAGAACCGTGGTGAATTGATCCGCAAGAGCGACCCCATCTACATGGAGCCGCTATCTGGAGGCCCGCTCAGCGCTCACTTCTATGCACCGGCCAAGCTCCTCTTCGGCGTGCGGGTGAGTACCCTGGCCGCGAACGTGGCGGTGATCTGGATGATGAGCCTGATGCTCTTTGGCGCGCTTTACCTGGAGCTCTTCAAGAAGGCCGGCAGGCTGCTGCCGAGGATGGCCAGCCGCGTCCGCTAA
- a CDS encoding sugar MFS transporter: protein MSQTARSTTTAIVVLGALFFLFGFVTWINGPLISYLKIVCELRKGAEPFYVTLAFYIAYAVTALPMAMVLKRTGMKRGMMFGLWVMALGAVLFVPAALGRSYPLFLLGLFVIGTGLSLLQTASNPYITVVGPIESAAARISIMGICNKIAGVAAPFILGAVLLGDADALQAEIDALEGPALAGRLNEVALRILQPYAVMAVVLFALGLLVRFAPLPDLDPEVDSTTEQGDGRTVLSFPNLVLGVAALFLYVGAEVIAGDTIGVYAGTQGVPLSEAKHLTSYTLICMVVGYVIGIALIPRFISQAKALQASALVGLAGTLAAVTIQGYGSVLCIALLGLANALVWPAIWPLAIDGLGRHTKTASALLIMAIAGGALLPLAYGALADAPRLGPQLAYLILIPCYLFIGWYSVRGWRLKSW, encoded by the coding sequence ATGAGCCAGACCGCGCGCAGCACCACTACGGCAATCGTCGTTTTGGGGGCCTTGTTCTTCCTTTTCGGATTCGTCACCTGGATCAACGGGCCGCTGATCAGCTACCTGAAGATCGTCTGCGAACTGCGGAAGGGAGCGGAGCCGTTCTACGTCACGCTGGCATTCTATATCGCATATGCGGTCACCGCCTTGCCGATGGCGATGGTACTTAAGCGCACGGGCATGAAACGGGGCATGATGTTCGGCCTCTGGGTGATGGCGCTCGGCGCGGTGCTCTTCGTTCCAGCGGCGCTCGGGCGATCCTATCCGCTCTTCTTGTTGGGCCTGTTCGTCATCGGCACTGGTCTTTCGCTGCTGCAGACCGCGAGCAATCCGTATATCACGGTGGTTGGGCCCATTGAAAGCGCAGCTGCACGGATCAGCATCATGGGCATCTGCAACAAGATAGCCGGGGTGGCGGCGCCTTTCATCCTCGGGGCGGTGCTCCTTGGCGATGCCGATGCGCTGCAAGCCGAGATCGATGCGCTGGAGGGGCCTGCCCTTGCGGGCCGGCTCAATGAGGTGGCGTTGCGGATCCTCCAGCCGTATGCCGTGATGGCCGTCGTCCTTTTCGCGCTCGGGCTGCTCGTGCGTTTCGCGCCGTTGCCGGATCTGGATCCCGAGGTGGACTCCACCACGGAGCAAGGTGATGGGCGCACCGTGCTGAGCTTCCCGAACCTGGTGCTTGGCGTGGCGGCGCTCTTCCTGTACGTGGGGGCCGAAGTGATCGCTGGCGATACGATCGGGGTTTATGCCGGAACGCAGGGCGTTCCGCTCTCGGAGGCCAAGCACCTGACCTCTTATACCCTCATCTGCATGGTGGTGGGCTACGTCATCGGCATCGCACTGATTCCTCGATTCATCTCGCAGGCCAAGGCTTTGCAGGCTTCAGCGCTGGTGGGCTTGGCGGGCACGTTGGCCGCCGTTACCATTCAAGGATACGGCTCGGTGCTGTGCATCGCTTTGCTCGGGCTGGCCAATGCGCTGGTATGGCCGGCGATCTGGCCCTTGGCGATTGATGGACTCGGCCGCCATACGAAGACGGCGAGCGCGCTTCTGATCATGGCCATCGCGGGTGGAGCATTGCTGCCATTGGCATATGGGGCATTGGCGGACGCTCCTAGGCTCGGCCCCCAACTGGCTTATCTGATCCTCATCCCGTGCTACCTCTTCATCGGTTGGTACAGTGTGCGCGGATGGCGCTTGAAGAGCTGGTGA
- the priA gene encoding primosomal protein N', protein MPRFADVILPLAVPGRFTFSLPEGAAVAAGMRVAVPFGRGGKLYGGLVRRLHDEAPLTSTREILSVLDAAPIVTERQFLLWERIAEHYLCTLGEVMIAALPGQLTLSSETRIVVNPFIAEEPVRTDRSGVLIAALLEREALSMKEAGELLGLKDPMPAIKRLIDEGVVIVEEELRETWKPRTLTYVKLTDAAHSEEALHQWFDKLEKKAPKQLHLLMRYVELSRCMSDHPLEVEKNRLLHLSGSSPAALKPLIEKGLFETYEREAGLPAQALIDKAGPTLSAAQATALDQVRSGHADKDVVLLRGVTSSGKTEVYTTLIDEAVRDGGQVLYLLPEIALTAQIIERLRARFGERIAVYHSRMSARDRTELWVRMAHGKDAPPIIVGARSALFLPFNDLRLAVVDEEHDPSYKQHEPAPRYHARDMAIVLAALHGAKTLLGSATPSLESQYNAHSGKYAYAELLTRYGDVAMPAITLVDLRDAQRRKQMRGHFSQPLIDAIDAALKKREQAILFQNRRGYVPVWQCESCAFVPNCDHCDVSLTYHKKLHQLRCHYCGRTYPPPTQCAQCGSNRLRMIGFGTEKIEEELAEIFPEARIARMDQDTVRGRQALDRILTGFAQGAIDILVGTQMVTKGLDFDQVTTVGILSADSLLRFPDFRAHERGFQLMAQVAGRAGRRDKPGNVIIQAHEVRNPVLDLVTRHDVEGFYQREIEHRRTHGYPPFLRVLALTLRHRNEERVAAAAADLASALREHLGDRVLGPDIPAVAWVKDRHIRNLLVKLRRSAHHEEKAFVRECIDRVFALPEHRAVQLVADVDPV, encoded by the coding sequence ATGCCGCGATTCGCTGATGTGATCCTGCCGCTGGCCGTACCGGGACGATTCACCTTCAGCCTGCCAGAAGGTGCGGCCGTGGCTGCAGGCATGCGCGTGGCCGTGCCTTTCGGACGTGGCGGTAAGCTCTACGGTGGGCTCGTGCGCCGGTTACATGATGAAGCCCCCCTCACCAGCACCCGCGAGATCCTCTCCGTGCTCGATGCCGCGCCCATCGTCACCGAGCGGCAATTCCTCCTGTGGGAGCGCATCGCCGAGCACTACCTGTGCACGCTGGGCGAAGTGATGATCGCGGCTTTGCCCGGGCAGCTCACCCTGAGCAGCGAGACGCGCATCGTCGTGAATCCATTCATCGCGGAAGAGCCAGTGCGAACCGATCGCTCTGGCGTGCTGATCGCCGCACTCCTCGAACGCGAAGCGCTCAGCATGAAAGAAGCTGGCGAGCTGCTCGGCTTGAAGGACCCCATGCCTGCGATCAAGCGCCTGATCGATGAAGGCGTGGTGATCGTGGAAGAGGAATTGCGCGAAACGTGGAAGCCCCGGACCCTGACCTACGTGAAGCTCACCGATGCGGCGCACAGCGAAGAGGCGCTGCACCAATGGTTCGACAAACTGGAGAAGAAGGCGCCCAAGCAATTGCACCTGCTCATGCGCTATGTGGAGCTGAGCCGCTGCATGAGCGACCATCCGCTCGAAGTGGAGAAGAACAGATTGCTGCACCTCAGCGGCTCCTCCCCCGCTGCGCTGAAGCCCTTGATCGAGAAAGGCCTCTTCGAGACCTATGAGCGCGAAGCCGGCCTGCCCGCGCAAGCGCTCATCGACAAGGCCGGTCCAACGCTCTCCGCCGCGCAAGCAACAGCGCTGGATCAGGTACGCTCCGGGCACGCCGATAAGGATGTCGTGCTGCTGCGCGGAGTCACTTCATCCGGAAAAACGGAGGTCTACACCACCCTTATCGACGAGGCGGTGCGCGATGGCGGGCAGGTGCTCTACCTGCTTCCGGAGATCGCCCTCACGGCGCAGATCATCGAGCGGCTGCGCGCGCGATTCGGAGAGCGCATCGCGGTGTACCACAGCCGCATGTCCGCACGCGATCGCACCGAACTCTGGGTGCGCATGGCTCATGGCAAGGACGCGCCGCCGATCATCGTGGGCGCGCGCTCGGCGCTCTTCCTGCCCTTCAATGACCTTCGGCTTGCGGTGGTGGATGAAGAGCACGACCCCAGCTACAAGCAGCACGAACCGGCGCCACGCTACCACGCGCGAGACATGGCCATCGTGCTCGCCGCCTTGCATGGCGCCAAGACCCTGCTCGGCAGCGCTACGCCCAGCCTCGAGAGCCAGTACAACGCGCATTCAGGCAAGTACGCATACGCCGAGCTGCTCACGCGCTATGGCGATGTGGCCATGCCCGCCATCACCTTGGTGGACCTCCGCGATGCCCAGCGCCGCAAGCAGATGCGCGGGCACTTCAGCCAGCCGCTCATCGATGCGATCGATGCCGCGCTGAAGAAGCGCGAGCAAGCCATCCTCTTCCAGAACCGGCGGGGCTACGTGCCCGTGTGGCAATGCGAGAGCTGCGCTTTCGTGCCCAATTGCGACCACTGCGATGTGAGCCTCACCTACCACAAGAAGCTGCATCAGCTGCGCTGCCACTACTGCGGAAGGACCTATCCGCCGCCCACGCAGTGCGCACAATGCGGCAGCAACCGCCTGCGCATGATCGGCTTCGGCACGGAGAAGATCGAGGAGGAGCTCGCGGAGATCTTCCCTGAGGCGCGCATCGCCCGCATGGATCAGGACACCGTGCGCGGAAGGCAGGCGCTCGATCGCATCCTCACCGGCTTCGCGCAAGGCGCCATCGACATCCTTGTGGGCACGCAGATGGTGACCAAGGGCCTCGACTTCGATCAGGTGACCACCGTGGGCATCCTCAGCGCCGACAGCCTGCTGCGCTTCCCCGACTTCCGCGCGCACGAACGCGGCTTCCAGCTCATGGCGCAAGTGGCGGGCCGCGCGGGCCGAAGGGACAAGCCCGGTAACGTGATCATCCAAGCGCATGAGGTTCGCAATCCCGTGCTCGACCTGGTGACGCGGCACGATGTGGAAGGCTTCTACCAGCGCGAGATCGAGCACCGTCGCACCCACGGCTACCCGCCCTTCCTGCGTGTGCTGGCGCTTACCCTACGCCACCGCAACGAAGAGCGCGTGGCCGCCGCCGCAGCGGATCTGGCATCAGCACTCCGCGAGCACTTGGGAGATCGCGTGCTAGGTCCCGATATCCCCGCCGTGGCCTGGGTGAAGGACCGCCACATCCGCAACCTGCTGGTGAAGCTGCGACGCAGCGCGCACCACGAAGAGAAGGCCTTCGTGCGCGAATGCATCGACCGCGTGTTCGCATTGCCCGAGCACCGCGCCGTGCAGCTCGTGGCGGATGTGGATCCGGTGTGA
- a CDS encoding alpha/beta fold hydrolase: MLRYVLSCTVTACAFALSAQTLISDSLLIAYTPAELAAQGIQGADYTIEAHRLIYHTVDPFGQPTIASGAVVVPVGSVCEHAMATYHHGTILNREDVPSRISSEMVVGYYLGADDYVAVLPDYLGLGDSPGPHPYVHAASEATASRDMMRAAREFCAQQGVQLNGEIFLIGYSQGGHACAATHKLLQEQHADEFTVTASAPCSGPYDVSGVQAQVMVSPDPYPAPYYLPYVILSYRYVYPWLFGEVNEIIEEPWATELPPLFQGNNGSGVVDDIMPDAPSEILIDSVLQAFIDDPDHPFRQALRDNDLYDWAPACPTRIIYCEGDDHVFYQNSTVAIAAMQGNGAPAVQGQSAGAGLDHSGCAFPALLNAKSFIDSHRTPCSFIGIAENGRTQWSIAPNPASERVRIARDKADGAAQWRLGTADGRIIMSGRFAAGAVEQWLEIADLANGLYAIEFEGEQQGAVLRLAVER; the protein is encoded by the coding sequence ATGCTTCGATACGTACTCAGCTGCACTGTCACCGCCTGCGCATTCGCCCTCAGCGCGCAAACCCTCATCAGCGATTCGCTGCTGATCGCCTACACGCCCGCCGAGTTGGCCGCGCAAGGGATCCAAGGCGCCGATTACACCATCGAAGCGCACCGGCTCATCTATCATACTGTTGATCCTTTCGGTCAACCGACCATCGCCAGCGGCGCCGTGGTGGTTCCTGTTGGTTCAGTTTGTGAGCATGCCATGGCCACTTATCACCACGGCACCATTCTCAACCGGGAAGATGTGCCCTCGCGAATCAGCTCGGAGATGGTGGTGGGTTACTACCTCGGCGCCGATGATTACGTGGCCGTGCTGCCCGACTACCTCGGACTGGGCGACAGTCCCGGACCGCATCCTTACGTCCACGCTGCGTCTGAGGCAACGGCCAGCCGTGATATGATGCGCGCCGCGCGGGAGTTCTGCGCTCAGCAGGGCGTGCAGCTCAATGGCGAGATCTTCCTCATCGGCTATTCGCAAGGCGGCCATGCCTGTGCGGCCACGCACAAGCTGCTGCAGGAGCAGCATGCCGATGAGTTCACCGTCACTGCATCAGCCCCATGCAGCGGGCCGTACGATGTGAGCGGCGTGCAGGCGCAGGTGATGGTCTCTCCGGATCCCTATCCCGCACCGTACTACCTGCCTTACGTGATCCTCTCATACCGCTATGTCTATCCCTGGCTCTTCGGCGAGGTGAATGAGATCATCGAAGAGCCTTGGGCCACCGAGCTGCCGCCGCTCTTCCAAGGCAACAATGGCTCCGGGGTGGTGGACGACATCATGCCCGACGCGCCCAGCGAGATCCTCATCGACTCGGTGCTGCAGGCCTTCATCGATGACCCGGATCATCCCTTCCGCCAGGCGCTGCGCGATAACGACCTCTACGACTGGGCGCCCGCCTGTCCTACGCGCATCATCTATTGCGAAGGCGACGATCATGTGTTCTACCAGAACAGCACCGTCGCCATCGCCGCCATGCAGGGCAACGGCGCACCGGCCGTGCAAGGGCAGAGCGCGGGCGCCGGACTTGACCACAGCGGTTGCGCCTTCCCCGCGCTGCTGAATGCGAAGTCCTTCATCGACAGCCACCGCACGCCTTGCAGCTTCATCGGCATCGCGGAGAACGGGCGCACGCAATGGAGCATCGCACCGAATCCGGCGTCGGAGAGGGTGCGCATCGCCCGCGACAAGGCCGACGGTGCTGCGCAATGGCGTCTGGGTACGGCGGATGGGCGCATCATCATGAGCGGCCGTTTCGCTGCTGGTGCGGTTGAGCAATGGCTCGAGATCGCAGATCTCGCGAACGGGTTGTACGCAATCGAATTCGAAGGCGAACAGCAGGGCGCGGTGCTGAGGTTGGCGGTGGAGCGGTAA
- a CDS encoding RluA family pseudouridine synthase — protein sequence MASSSIPVLFSDPWLLAVCKPAGMPVQADPTGDEDLLTLLRRERKELALELAHRIDRPVSGLVLLARTAEANTALQSLFRERRMDKRYWAIVEGRVEVVQAELRHGIAHDARRHKAIVSKTAEGEEAVTRARLLAQGDRYALVECLPEGGAFHQIRAQLAAWGHCIMGDVKYGARRAMKDRSIGLHARSLRFTHPFTNAEVLVEAPSPSTMPWPALVSMAHPPPSDQQG from the coding sequence ATGGCCTCATCATCGATCCCGGTTCTCTTCAGCGATCCATGGCTGCTTGCCGTATGCAAGCCCGCCGGCATGCCCGTGCAAGCCGATCCCACTGGCGATGAGGACCTGCTCACGCTGTTGCGGCGCGAGCGCAAGGAGCTTGCGCTGGAACTCGCGCACCGCATCGACCGGCCGGTGAGCGGACTGGTGCTGCTGGCGCGAACAGCGGAAGCGAACACCGCCTTGCAATCGCTCTTCCGGGAGCGGCGCATGGATAAGCGCTATTGGGCGATTGTGGAAGGACGTGTCGAAGTGGTGCAAGCAGAGTTGCGTCACGGAATCGCGCATGATGCGCGCAGGCACAAAGCGATCGTATCGAAGACTGCGGAGGGAGAGGAGGCCGTCACACGTGCGCGTCTTCTTGCACAAGGTGATCGCTACGCCTTGGTGGAGTGTTTGCCTGAAGGCGGCGCCTTCCATCAGATACGCGCGCAACTAGCGGCATGGGGCCATTGCATCATGGGCGATGTGAAGTACGGCGCGCGCCGCGCGATGAAGGATCGCAGCATTGGCTTGCATGCACGGTCGTTGCGGTTCACGCATCCGTTCACGAATGCTGAAGTGCTCGTTGAGGCGCCTTCGCCGAGCACGATGCCATGGCCTGCGCTGGTATCAATGGCCCATCCTCCACCTTCGGATCAACAAGGTTGA
- the panB gene encoding 3-methyl-2-oxobutanoate hydroxymethyltransferase, which produces MSTGSADAKRVTTHTLQEMKSGGVPIAMLTAYDYSLARLVDAAGIDVILVGDSASNVMAGHETTLPITLDQMIYHAGAVVRGCQRALIVVDLPFGTYQGNTKGALNSAIRIMKESGAHAVKLEGGREVIGSVERILTAGIPVMGHLGLTPQSIYKFGTYVVRAKEEIEAQRLREDAKLLEEAGCFALVLEKIPAKLAEEVAKSVQIPVIGIGAGGGVDGQVLVLHDMLGINKEFNPRFLRRYADLHTVISDAVVGYVHDVRSRDFPSAKEQY; this is translated from the coding sequence ATGAGCACCGGATCCGCCGACGCCAAGCGCGTCACCACGCACACCTTGCAGGAAATGAAGTCCGGAGGCGTGCCCATCGCCATGCTCACGGCCTATGATTACTCGCTCGCGCGCCTAGTCGATGCGGCGGGCATCGATGTGATCCTGGTGGGCGACAGCGCCAGCAACGTGATGGCCGGGCACGAGACTACGCTGCCCATCACGCTTGATCAGATGATCTACCATGCAGGCGCCGTGGTGCGCGGCTGCCAGCGGGCACTGATCGTGGTCGACCTGCCCTTCGGCACCTATCAAGGCAACACCAAGGGTGCGCTCAACAGCGCCATCCGCATCATGAAGGAGAGCGGCGCGCATGCCGTGAAGCTCGAGGGCGGGCGCGAGGTGATCGGCTCTGTCGAGCGGATCCTAACAGCGGGCATCCCCGTGATGGGCCATCTCGGACTCACGCCGCAGAGCATCTACAAGTTCGGCACCTACGTAGTGCGCGCCAAGGAGGAGATCGAAGCGCAGCGCTTGCGCGAGGATGCCAAGCTCCTGGAAGAGGCTGGTTGTTTCGCACTCGTGCTCGAGAAGATTCCTGCCAAGCTCGCGGAAGAGGTGGCCAAGAGCGTGCAGATCCCTGTGATCGGCATCGGCGCTGGCGGCGGTGTCGATGGCCAGGTGCTGGTGCTCCACGACATGCTCGGCATCAACAAGGAGTTCAATCCACGCTTCCTGCGCCGCTACGCTGACTTGCACACGGTGATCTCCGATGCCGTGGTTGGCTACGTGCACGATGTGCGCAGCAGGGATTTCCCGAGCGCGAAGGAGCAGTACTAG